A DNA window from Ranitomeya imitator isolate aRanImi1 chromosome 2, aRanImi1.pri, whole genome shotgun sequence contains the following coding sequences:
- the RPL7A gene encoding large ribosomal subunit protein eL8, protein MTLEGMRSRLLSRQHYYSPALSPCRDIAEAIQNYPQSFSLPFSAPSAMAGVALCVVGVGVCGPCILSCRLGVSPLLSCLSPQPKGKKVKGKGKKVAPAPSVVKKVEVKKVVNPLFEKRPKNFGIGQDIQPKRDLTRFVKWPRYIRLQRQRSILYKRLKVPPAINQFTQALDRQTATQLFKLAHKYRPETKLEKKKRLLARAEQKAAGKGDVPTKRPPVIRAGVNTVTTLVENKKAQLVVISHDVDPIELVVFLPALCRKMGVPYCIVKGKARLGRLVHRKTCTSIAFTQVNPEDKGALSKLVEAVKTNYNERHDEIRRHWGGGILGPKSVARIVKLEKAKAKELATKLG, encoded by the exons ATGACACTGGAAGGAATGAGGAGCCGTCTGCTTTCCCGGCAGCACTACTATTCCCCCGCGCTCTCACC GTGTCGCGATATCGCTGAGGCCATACAAAATTACCCACAATCCTTTAGTCTTCCTTTTTCTGCCCCGTCCGCCATG GCTGGTGTCGCCCTGTGTGTGGTCGGGGTGGGTGTCTGTGGGCCCTGCATCTTGTCCTGTAGGTTGGGGGTCTCCCCATTGCTCAGTTGTTTGTCTCCGCAGCCGAAAGGAAAGAAAGTGAAGGGGAAGGGCAAGAAGGTGGCTCCTGCCCCTTCCGTGGTGAAGAAGGTAGAGGTGAAGAAGGTGGTGAACCCGCTGTTCGAGAAGCGGCCTAAGAACTTTGGCATTG GCCAGGATATCCAACCCAAGAGGGACCTTACCCGCTTCGTGAAATGGCCGCGCTACATCCGGCTCCAGCGCCAGAGGTCCATCTTGTACAAGCGTCTGAAGGTGCCCCCTGCAATCAACCAGTTCACCCAGGCCCTGGATCGGCAGACAG CCACTCAGCTCTTCAAACTGGCGCACAAATACCGGCCCGAGACCAAGCTGGAGAAAAAGAAGCGGCTGCTGGCCCGTGCTGAGCAGAAGGCAGCCGGCAAAGGAGACGTCCCAACAAAGAGACCCCCTGTGATCAGAGCAG GTGTTAACACAGTGACCACCTTGGTGGAGAACAAGAAAGCCCAGCTGGTAGTCATCTCTCATGATGTGGATCCCATTGAG CTAGTAGTTTTCCTGCCTGCTCTGTGCCGGAAGATGGGAGTCCCCTACTGTATTGTGAAGGGCAAGGCCAGACTGGGCCGCCTCGTCCATAGGAAAACATGCACCAGTATCGCCTTTACACAAGTGAACCC GGAGGATAAAGGTGCCCTATCCAAACTGGTGGAAGCCGTGAAGACCAACTACAATGAACGACACGATGAG